One Prosthecobacter dejongeii DNA window includes the following coding sequences:
- a CDS encoding cryptochrome/photolyase family protein, with protein sequence MRHLVIILGDQLDLKSSALDGFDPQQDRVWMTEVARESTKVWVHKARIVTFLAAMRHFAEELKKAGLPVEYRRLEDPQNQGDFIVELEAAVKRLKPKKLILVEPGEWQVREDFRQASKRLKVELDEREDRHFMATHADFEMHAKGRKGLRMEFFYREMRTRHGILMEGGKPVGGGWNFDSENRKSFAKAGPPLHAAPRQFLPDAITQDVIQTVESMFPEHPGTLGDFDWPVTAAEAQIALEDFIAHRLAEFGDYQDAMWTQEPWLFHSRLSAVMNLKLLDPRQVIAAAEKAYHTGRAPLAAVEGFIRQILGWREYVRAIYWRFMPGYGEMNELRAQQPLPKFYWTGETDMNCLRDAIGQTLRYGYAHHIQRLMVTGLFSLLLGVRPQEVHEWYLAVYVDAVEWVELPNTLGMSQHGDGGIMASKPYIASGKYIQRMSNYCAGCRYDPALSTGPKACPFTTLYWEFLLRHEPRLKMNQRMSMQVRNLARLTDAEKEAIVEQAQSIRTSLA encoded by the coding sequence ATGCGTCATCTTGTCATCATCCTCGGAGATCAGCTCGATCTCAAATCTTCCGCCCTGGATGGTTTCGATCCGCAGCAGGATCGCGTGTGGATGACGGAAGTGGCGCGGGAATCCACCAAGGTGTGGGTGCATAAGGCGCGCATTGTCACCTTCCTGGCGGCAATGCGGCACTTTGCTGAGGAACTGAAAAAGGCGGGGCTGCCTGTGGAATATCGCCGCCTGGAGGATCCGCAGAATCAGGGTGACTTCATCGTGGAGCTGGAGGCGGCAGTGAAACGGCTAAAGCCGAAAAAGCTCATCCTGGTGGAGCCGGGCGAATGGCAGGTACGCGAAGATTTCCGCCAGGCGTCCAAACGATTGAAGGTAGAGCTGGACGAGCGTGAAGACCGCCATTTCATGGCCACTCATGCGGATTTTGAAATGCATGCCAAGGGGCGCAAAGGCCTGCGCATGGAGTTCTTCTATCGGGAAATGCGCACTCGTCATGGCATCCTCATGGAGGGCGGGAAACCTGTCGGGGGTGGGTGGAATTTCGACAGTGAGAACCGCAAGAGCTTTGCCAAAGCAGGCCCACCTTTGCATGCTGCCCCGCGTCAGTTCCTGCCAGATGCCATCACCCAGGACGTGATCCAGACGGTGGAGTCGATGTTCCCAGAACATCCCGGCACCCTCGGCGACTTTGACTGGCCTGTCACGGCGGCGGAGGCGCAGATCGCCCTGGAGGATTTTATTGCGCATCGGCTGGCGGAGTTTGGCGATTACCAGGATGCCATGTGGACTCAGGAGCCGTGGCTCTTTCACAGCCGTCTCAGTGCGGTCATGAATCTAAAACTGCTGGATCCCCGGCAGGTCATCGCAGCGGCGGAAAAGGCCTATCACACAGGCCGCGCGCCCCTGGCGGCGGTGGAGGGATTCATCCGCCAGATCCTCGGCTGGCGGGAATATGTGCGGGCCATCTACTGGCGCTTTATGCCGGGATATGGAGAGATGAATGAGCTCCGGGCCCAGCAGCCTCTGCCGAAGTTTTACTGGACGGGCGAGACGGACATGAACTGCTTGCGCGATGCCATCGGCCAGACCCTCCGCTATGGGTATGCCCATCACATCCAGCGGCTGATGGTCACGGGTTTGTTCTCCTTGTTGTTAGGTGTGCGGCCACAAGAGGTCCACGAATGGTACCTGGCCGTGTATGTGGATGCGGTGGAGTGGGTGGAGCTGCCGAATACCCTGGGCATGTCCCAGCATGGCGATGGCGGCATCATGGCCAGCAAGCCGTACATCGCCTCCGGCAAATACATCCAGCGCATGTCCAATTACTGCGCGGGCTGCCGTTATGATCCGGCCCTGTCCACCGGGCCCAAAGCCTGCCCCTTCACCACGCTCTACTGGGAGTTTCTCCTCCGTCATGAGCCACGGCTGAAGATGAATCAGCGCATGTCCATGCAGGTGCGCAATTTAGCCCGCCTCACCGATGCAGAGAAAGAAGCCATTGTGGAACAGGCGCAGTCCATCCGGACGAGTCTGGCGTAA
- a CDS encoding SDR family NAD(P)-dependent oxidoreductase, with protein sequence MSTSPRVWFITGCSSGFGHAMAEAALLAGDHVIATARQVADLEMLEHIGAGRCHILPLDVTDAAQVSQQVTAAQAVWGRLDVVVNNAGYGLLGAVEECTEEQIRLNFETNFFGALNVIRAALPILRQQKQGHIINISAAAAISNYAGFGIYGAAKAALESLSESLRLEVAAHGTKVTLVQPGPFRTRFIGKGMVQATATETYAGSSGKFAAYLEKVDGKQPGDPERAAALIVKMVQDGQAPLRLALGKYAVKKVRDVAASRLRELEAWEQAAGETDG encoded by the coding sequence ATGTCCACCTCTCCCCGCGTCTGGTTCATCACAGGTTGCTCTTCAGGTTTCGGTCATGCCATGGCCGAGGCGGCATTGCTGGCGGGAGATCACGTCATCGCCACGGCTCGTCAGGTCGCGGATCTGGAAATGCTGGAACACATCGGCGCAGGCCGCTGCCACATCCTGCCGCTGGATGTTACGGATGCCGCGCAAGTCAGCCAACAGGTGACCGCCGCGCAGGCGGTGTGGGGGCGGCTGGATGTGGTGGTGAACAATGCGGGCTACGGCCTGCTGGGCGCGGTGGAGGAATGCACCGAGGAGCAGATCCGGTTAAACTTTGAAACGAATTTCTTCGGCGCTTTGAATGTCATCCGGGCTGCCCTGCCCATCCTGCGTCAGCAAAAGCAGGGACACATTATCAACATCAGCGCGGCGGCGGCCATTTCGAACTATGCCGGTTTTGGCATCTACGGCGCGGCCAAAGCGGCCCTCGAATCACTGAGCGAAAGTCTGCGTCTGGAGGTGGCGGCCCATGGCACCAAGGTCACCTTGGTGCAGCCCGGCCCATTCCGCACCCGCTTCATCGGCAAAGGCATGGTCCAGGCCACCGCCACGGAAACCTATGCGGGCAGCAGTGGCAAGTTCGCTGCCTATTTAGAGAAAGTAGATGGCAAGCAGCCCGGCGACCCCGAACGCGCCGCCGCCCTCATCGTGAAAATGGTCCAAGACGGGCAGGCCCCTCTGCGTCTCGCGTTGGGCAAGTATGCCGTGAAGAAAGTCCGCGATGTCGCAGCCTCCCGCCTGCGTGAATTGGAAGCCTGGGAACAGGCCGCAGGGGAGACGGATGGCTGA
- a CDS encoding DNA-directed RNA polymerase subunit alpha produces MSVRLARFEMPSRLVRNEATATDTYAQFSAEPFDKGYGHTIGNSLRRVLLSSLEGAAITSVKIRGAEHEFSTLPGVLEDVVQIVLNLKKVRFKHHSESKEARLLSISVDKEGAVTAGDIKEDNHYEVINKDLVICNLDRKAKFECEFEVRVGRGFSTWEENKRADTPIGVIPIDSIYSPVTRVKYGVENTRVGQNTDYDKLVLDVWTDGRIAPSDALLQAASILRHHLDVFVNYDDKAIEFEAAPEAQTEENSELRKLLNMSVNEIELSVRAANCLNNANITSVGQLAMKTEAEMLRYRNFGKKSLTEIKEKLAELGLSLGMKFDSSLLEPTSGGSSLLARSSMIADDDDEADAAGFASLIDSHLPDGDDDE; encoded by the coding sequence ATGTCCGTCCGCCTAGCCAGATTCGAAATGCCGAGTCGCCTCGTCCGCAACGAGGCCACCGCCACCGATACCTACGCCCAGTTCAGCGCCGAGCCTTTTGACAAAGGTTACGGTCACACGATCGGGAACTCCCTTCGCCGTGTCCTGCTTTCCTCCCTGGAAGGTGCAGCCATCACGTCGGTGAAGATCCGCGGTGCGGAACATGAATTCAGCACCCTGCCTGGCGTGCTGGAAGATGTGGTTCAGATCGTTCTGAACCTGAAGAAAGTCCGTTTCAAGCACCACAGCGAGAGCAAAGAAGCCCGCCTCCTCTCCATCAGCGTGGACAAGGAAGGTGCTGTCACCGCCGGTGACATCAAGGAAGACAACCACTACGAAGTCATCAACAAGGACCTCGTCATCTGCAACCTAGACCGCAAAGCCAAGTTCGAGTGCGAATTCGAAGTCCGCGTCGGTCGTGGTTTCTCCACCTGGGAAGAAAACAAGCGTGCAGACACCCCGATCGGTGTGATCCCGATTGACTCCATTTACAGCCCGGTGACCCGCGTGAAATACGGCGTGGAAAACACCCGCGTCGGCCAGAACACCGACTATGACAAGCTGGTGCTGGACGTTTGGACCGACGGTCGTATCGCCCCGAGCGACGCCCTCCTCCAGGCCGCCTCCATCCTGCGTCACCACCTGGACGTGTTCGTCAACTACGACGACAAGGCCATCGAATTCGAAGCGGCTCCAGAAGCCCAGACCGAAGAAAACAGCGAGCTGCGCAAGCTCCTGAACATGAGCGTCAACGAAATCGAGCTGTCCGTCCGTGCGGCGAACTGCCTGAACAACGCCAACATCACCTCCGTGGGCCAGTTGGCCATGAAGACGGAGGCCGAAATGCTGCGCTACCGCAACTTCGGCAAGAAGTCCCTCACCGAAATCAAAGAGAAGCTGGCCGAACTGGGTCTGTCTCTCGGCATGAAGTTCGATTCATCGCTGCTTGAGCCTACCTCCGGCGGCAGCTCCTTGCTCGCCCGCAGCAGCATGATCGCTGATGACGATGATGAAGCTGATGCCGCTGGTTTCGCCAGCCTGATCGACAGCCACCTGCCAGACGGTGACGACGACGAATAA
- the rplQ gene encoding 50S ribosomal protein L17 — protein MKHGRKVPKLQRDAAHRKALLANLVCALVEHRRIRTTLAKAKAVRPLAEKMITLGKRGDLHARRTAISELRQPASVKKLFEDIAPASKDRQGGYTRIIKLGQRRSDSAPMAFIEWVDAYVPPAPKSEEAAVEVVTVEEPAAAAEEAAPKKKRATKKAAEAAAE, from the coding sequence ATGAAACACGGAAGAAAAGTCCCTAAACTCCAGCGCGACGCCGCTCACCGCAAAGCACTGCTGGCCAACCTCGTTTGCGCCCTTGTGGAGCACCGCCGCATCCGCACCACCCTGGCTAAGGCCAAGGCTGTGCGCCCACTGGCAGAAAAAATGATCACCCTGGGCAAGCGTGGTGACCTTCACGCCCGCCGCACCGCCATCTCTGAGCTGCGCCAGCCTGCTTCTGTGAAGAAGCTGTTTGAAGACATCGCTCCTGCTTCCAAAGATCGCCAGGGTGGCTACACCCGTATCATCAAGCTCGGCCAGCGCCGCAGCGACTCTGCTCCGATGGCTTTCATCGAGTGGGTTGACGCTTACGTGCCACCAGCACCGAAGTCTGAAGAAGCCGCTGTCGAAGTGGTGACTGTCGAAGAGCCAGCCGCTGCTGCTGAAGAAGCTGCTCCGAAGAAGAAGCGCGCCACCAAAAAGGCCGCTGAAGCTGCCGCTGAGTAA
- a CDS encoding M90 metallopeptidase family protein — protein sequence MARAETPPANHPSRQVEGWTIHVDERLLQPDHATLGRTALALLQARLADILTVLPKDKVPQLQKVPIWLELNSRDLTSMQYHPSAKWLTDHGHSASLAKAVHIPVAAQFVSARHQHIQPWSLLHELAHAYHDLVLGFDEPRIAACWDAYQKSGHGDRSLHVTGRRIRHYALTNPKEFFAEMTEAYFGINDFHPFVHGELKTAEPAIHQLLQEIWGKTALD from the coding sequence ATGGCCCGAGCTGAAACACCGCCGGCGAACCACCCCTCCCGGCAAGTGGAAGGCTGGACGATCCATGTGGATGAGCGCCTTCTACAGCCGGACCACGCCACACTGGGAAGGACCGCGCTCGCCCTTCTCCAGGCTCGCTTGGCAGACATCCTCACCGTCCTGCCGAAAGACAAAGTGCCCCAACTTCAAAAGGTCCCCATCTGGCTGGAACTCAACAGCCGCGATCTCACCTCCATGCAGTATCATCCGTCTGCCAAGTGGCTGACCGACCATGGCCATTCAGCTTCCCTGGCCAAGGCTGTGCACATCCCTGTCGCTGCACAGTTCGTCTCCGCCCGCCATCAGCACATCCAGCCCTGGAGCCTGCTGCATGAGCTAGCCCACGCCTATCACGACCTGGTACTGGGCTTTGACGAACCCCGCATCGCCGCATGCTGGGACGCCTACCAAAAGTCTGGCCATGGCGATAGAAGCCTGCATGTCACCGGTCGCCGCATCCGCCACTACGCCCTAACCAATCCGAAGGAATTCTTCGCCGAGATGACCGAAGCCTACTTCGGCATCAATGACTTCCACCCCTTCGTCCACGGCGAACTCAAAACCGCCGAACCTGCCATCCATCAACTGCTCCAGGAAATCTGGGGCAAAACCGCATTGGATTGA
- a CDS encoding MlaE family ABC transporter permease, with amino-acid sequence MVRALGSHTLALVHGLGDFALFTLKSFQSVFSARRLFRRVLRGVFEQGVRCLPVILIVGLFTGLVLGLQGYYVLNRFGSESLLGALVSLSLVRELGPVLAALMLVGQAGSALAAELGIQRNTEQVAALDTMGVNSLGYLISPRLLAALIVYPMQTALFVTIGLFGGSLSGTWLLGLESGVYWSSVERAVQMQDVTECLLKAGTFGLLTIALCAYHGFNAHRCRSATGARAVSASTTRAVVQSSITVLAADYVITSFLI; translated from the coding sequence ATGGTGCGTGCTCTGGGATCTCATACTCTCGCGTTGGTCCACGGTTTGGGAGACTTTGCGTTATTTACGTTAAAGTCATTCCAGTCCGTATTCAGTGCACGGCGATTGTTCCGCCGGGTCTTGCGAGGTGTGTTCGAGCAAGGGGTGCGCTGCCTGCCAGTGATCCTCATCGTTGGTCTGTTCACAGGACTGGTGTTGGGACTGCAAGGTTATTACGTCCTGAACCGCTTCGGGTCCGAAAGTCTGCTAGGAGCCCTGGTGTCGTTGAGCCTGGTGCGTGAGTTGGGACCTGTTCTTGCGGCGCTGATGTTGGTGGGGCAGGCGGGTTCAGCCCTGGCGGCGGAACTGGGCATTCAGCGAAATACGGAGCAAGTGGCCGCGCTGGACACGATGGGTGTGAATAGCTTGGGTTATCTCATTTCTCCTCGATTGCTCGCTGCTTTGATCGTTTATCCCATGCAGACGGCGTTGTTTGTCACCATCGGTCTTTTTGGTGGCAGCCTTTCCGGCACTTGGTTGTTAGGCCTGGAGTCCGGGGTCTATTGGTCCTCAGTGGAGCGCGCCGTGCAAATGCAGGATGTGACGGAGTGCCTGCTGAAAGCGGGAACATTTGGCCTGCTGACCATCGCCCTTTGTGCTTACCATGGATTTAATGCGCATCGTTGTCGCTCAGCCACGGGCGCGCGTGCGGTCAGTGCCTCCACCACCCGGGCGGTGGTGCAGTCCAGCATCACCGTGCTGGCGGCGGATTATGTGATCACCTCTTTCTTGATTTGA
- a CDS encoding ABC transporter ATP-binding protein: MMSVPTQELLLQVQGVHKRFGDNVVLAGADLNVPRGSLVTVMGRSGAGKSVFLKCLADVIRPDEGRILFDGKALTAGESRADFRRRCSFLFQSNALFDSLTALENVALPLEQTRDISDQEIRERSREALRQLELEAHQDRYPSQLSGGMQKRLALARAIVTRPELVLFDEPTAGLDPLRRNAVFVMIARYQRQFGFTAVVVTHDVPEALIASDRVALLDQGRMHFQGTPAQFSASSDSVVVSFRDNTAALSTSLAAIRSGEILHSEDV, translated from the coding sequence ATGATGTCCGTTCCCACTCAAGAATTGTTGCTTCAGGTGCAGGGCGTGCATAAGCGCTTTGGCGACAACGTCGTCCTCGCCGGCGCGGATCTGAATGTTCCGCGCGGTAGCTTGGTGACGGTCATGGGTCGCAGCGGCGCGGGTAAGTCGGTCTTTCTCAAATGCCTCGCCGATGTGATCCGCCCCGATGAAGGGCGCATCCTATTTGATGGGAAGGCGCTGACCGCAGGTGAATCTCGCGCGGACTTTCGTCGTCGTTGTAGCTTTCTATTTCAAAGCAATGCGCTGTTTGATTCTTTGACGGCCTTAGAAAATGTGGCGCTGCCGCTGGAGCAGACACGGGATATTTCAGATCAAGAGATCCGCGAGCGTAGCCGGGAGGCCCTGCGCCAACTGGAACTGGAAGCCCACCAAGACCGCTACCCCAGCCAGCTCTCCGGGGGCATGCAAAAGCGATTGGCGCTGGCTCGGGCGATTGTCACCCGGCCGGAACTGGTGCTCTTTGATGAGCCGACGGCGGGCCTGGACCCTTTGCGCCGAAATGCCGTGTTTGTCATGATCGCCCGTTACCAGCGGCAGTTTGGTTTTACCGCCGTGGTGGTGACGCATGATGTGCCGGAGGCGCTGATCGCCAGCGATCGTGTGGCGCTGCTGGACCAGGGGCGAATGCATTTTCAGGGAACACCCGCGCAATTTTCCGCTTCATCCGATTCTGTTGTGGTCAGTTTTCGCGATAATACGGCAGCCCTCAGCACTTCCTTAGCCGCGATCCGCAGCGGTGAGATTCTCCATTCTGAAGACGTATGA
- the mlaD gene encoding outer membrane lipid asymmetry maintenance protein MlaD, with product MKQTKLEFLVGAFVLLGLAAVAYLTVKLGAGTLLGGDTYKLEARFTSVSGLNAGSNVVVAGVPVGRVESIRMEPTEYTAIVTLNVMAGLKLPTDSMASIKTTGLIGDKYLALSPGADETYLKAGERITMTESSVDLESLIGKMAFGSVSEETEKAPPP from the coding sequence ATGAAACAGACCAAGCTTGAATTTTTAGTCGGTGCCTTTGTACTCTTGGGCCTAGCTGCCGTCGCCTACCTGACGGTGAAACTAGGGGCGGGCACTCTGTTGGGGGGAGATACCTACAAGCTGGAAGCACGCTTTACCAGTGTCAGCGGGCTGAATGCTGGCAGCAATGTGGTCGTGGCTGGGGTGCCTGTCGGGCGGGTGGAATCCATCCGCATGGAGCCCACTGAATACACGGCCATCGTGACCCTGAATGTGATGGCAGGGCTGAAATTGCCCACGGATTCCATGGCCTCCATCAAAACAACCGGGCTGATAGGTGATAAATATCTAGCACTTTCCCCGGGCGCAGACGAAACTTACCTAAAAGCTGGCGAGCGAATCACGATGACAGAGTCCTCCGTTGATCTGGAGTCCTTAATCGGGAAGATGGCATTCGGCAGCGTGTCAGAAGAAACTGAAAAAGCACCACCCCCATGA
- a CDS encoding MlaC/ttg2D family ABC transporter substrate-binding protein, whose amino-acid sequence MNRRSLLALIVSAPLLLGQASASTAEAQARLKTAVDEVLSVSNRVSSRSALAESARPVLQKHISFETMTRRAVGVGWRQFSAAQQQKATQLFTTLVIRTYSNKFTPGEKASVDFQSAVAPAAGRVDVPTTLVYKGSRYSVTYRMEQVGGGWRIVDVVIEGVSMVANYRTQLDATFKKGGAAAVITSLEQSVSRPQ is encoded by the coding sequence ATGAATCGACGTTCCTTACTCGCTTTGATTGTGTCCGCGCCCCTCCTGCTCGGGCAGGCATCTGCCTCCACTGCGGAGGCCCAGGCACGTCTGAAAACGGCGGTGGATGAAGTCCTTTCCGTATCAAACCGAGTCTCCAGCCGCAGTGCCTTGGCAGAAAGTGCACGGCCTGTTTTGCAAAAGCACATCAGCTTTGAAACGATGACCCGCCGCGCGGTAGGCGTGGGGTGGCGCCAGTTCAGCGCTGCTCAGCAGCAGAAGGCCACGCAGCTTTTCACCACCCTCGTGATTCGCACTTACAGCAACAAGTTCACGCCTGGTGAAAAAGCCTCGGTGGATTTCCAGTCTGCCGTCGCACCTGCCGCTGGTCGCGTGGATGTGCCGACCACTCTGGTGTACAAAGGCAGTCGTTACAGTGTCACCTACCGCATGGAGCAGGTGGGGGGCGGCTGGCGCATCGTGGATGTTGTCATCGAAGGTGTCAGCATGGTCGCCAATTATCGTACCCAGCTTGATGCTACCTTTAAAAAAGGTGGCGCTGCTGCGGTGATCACGTCTCTCGAACAATCTGTCTCCCGCCCCCAATGA
- a CDS encoding MlaA family lipoprotein → MKTGIPTLRLLSLALVPFLTDCATPKTSKPSAAAVPAAVKPLDAVDELDDYAATAEVADPLEGLNRATFKLNDGLYNFVFRPVSKGYEFVAPQPVRKGLTNFFDNAKFPVRFVNSGLQGKFGRAGKEVQKFGVNTLVGAGGFVKVSDKIPSLVAVPSEDTGQTLAKWGLGHGPYIVLPVFGPSTARETVGFAGDYALNPVNWGLFLKGDARDWVWIPSTVNTVQSLPDQLYYYDEACKNSVDPYLSVRSIYIQNRNSAADQ, encoded by the coding sequence ATGAAAACTGGCATCCCCACTCTCCGCCTCCTGTCACTGGCCTTGGTCCCCTTTTTGACAGATTGTGCCACGCCTAAGACTTCAAAGCCTTCTGCAGCAGCAGTCCCAGCCGCAGTGAAGCCGCTGGATGCAGTGGATGAACTGGACGATTACGCTGCGACTGCGGAGGTGGCTGATCCTCTGGAGGGCCTCAACCGCGCCACCTTCAAGCTCAACGATGGCCTCTACAACTTTGTCTTCAGGCCTGTCTCCAAAGGTTATGAATTCGTGGCACCCCAGCCTGTGCGGAAAGGACTGACCAACTTTTTTGACAACGCCAAATTCCCCGTGCGCTTTGTGAACAGCGGTCTTCAGGGAAAGTTTGGCCGTGCTGGCAAAGAGGTGCAGAAATTCGGCGTGAATACCCTTGTGGGTGCAGGTGGTTTTGTGAAGGTCTCTGACAAAATTCCCTCCCTCGTCGCAGTGCCGAGCGAAGACACGGGTCAGACGCTGGCCAAATGGGGCCTCGGTCACGGCCCTTACATCGTGCTGCCTGTTTTTGGCCCCAGCACGGCTCGTGAAACCGTGGGGTTTGCGGGTGACTATGCGCTCAATCCGGTCAACTGGGGGCTCTTCCTGAAGGGAGATGCTCGTGATTGGGTGTGGATCCCTTCGACGGTGAACACCGTGCAGTCTTTGCCAGACCAACTCTATTATTACGACGAAGCCTGCAAAAATTCTGTGGATCCCTACCTTTCAGTTCGCAGCATTTACATTCAGAATCGCAACTCAGCCGCAGACCAGTAG